The proteins below are encoded in one region of Lactuca sativa cultivar Salinas chromosome 3, Lsat_Salinas_v11, whole genome shotgun sequence:
- the LOC111914418 gene encoding putative cell wall protein — MSSQYSPSQEMAKTSPQLLALLLLFHILITMTVARPVILDKNLKNPESFFDNDRGYLIPGIGRGIKPKCKDGFNPFTYNPVTGGNDGFLGDVPTVPSVGGGNYVPGGDDTFVPNPGVEVPNPGNNGGISPGPSSK; from the coding sequence ATGTCTTCTCAGTACTCTCCATCACAAGAAATGGCTAAAACTTCTCCGCAACTTCTTGCTCTCCTACTACTCTTCCACATCCTGATCACCATGACAGTGGCGCGACCTGTCATCCTGGACAAGAACCTCAAGAATCCTGAGAGTTTCTTCGACAATGATCGTGGATACCTAATCCCAGGTATTGGACGAGGAATTAAACCAAAGTGCAAGGATGGTTTTAATCCATTCACCTACAATCCTGTTACAGGTGGTAATGACGGATTCTTAGGTGACGTGCCTACGGTTCCTAGCGTTGGTGGTGGAAACTATGTGCCTGGTGGTGATGACACGTTTGTTCCGAACCCTGGAGTCGAGGTCCCGAATCCAGGAAATAATGGAGGAATCAGTCCTGGTCCGAGTAGTAAGTGA